tgaaaaaactttgttcacgaacattatagatgagatgaaaatatgaacatttagtagagacactttgtgataaatgtttttattttagcggaaaaacgctcgaaaaagtaatatataacaattatcgtgtttttcgaacgtattttgaggttttagctattggggtttagatattagaatttagatattagggtttatagggtttagatattagggtttagaaatttagggtttagggtttagatttagggtttagatttaggatttagattgagtttttaacacgaacggtttagagtttagggttttttttttttttttttgattagccTGGGTTTCCTCCTCGCTATGCGAGTCGACTATATCCCAGGGCGACTACCCGCTTTGCGGGCAGCCCGGAGTCATCGCGGGTGAACCTCCGTGGCCAAGATGGGGTttttaaacccaaaacaccaaaccctaaaccctaaactctaaatcgggctaaattttacttcacaaaatatgaaaaaaaaacgttcatattcttcacgaacaatattatcttgaatgttatttttgtcgatcgttttcccgcttaaataataacattcatcacgaggtgtctcttctaaatgttcatattttcgtgtgatcttgatgctgaaaaaaaaaattcaaaaaaaaacgaaattttttttttttgcttccccccgcttggttacttccccattgatcctgctgctatatatatatatatatatatatatatatatatatatatatatatatatatatattgagaaacCCCAAAAGTGATCTCATTCTCATAAATCTCCATTATTAAGTGTTATACGTTTAATCTTGGCCCGTTTCACTAATTCCatttcttttttcctttttttttttttttttttttttttgtattttgtaAAATCTAAAGAGGTAATGTAGTACTCCGTAATAATCTCATAAGATATCCACCTGGCTATATCACTGTATGTATATTTTAATCACGACCCATTACTATATACCTCATTGCGTACGTTATGTACAATTTAATCTTCCACAAGTAGTTAACTTTGAGTAATATTGAAACCACAATGAAAGAAATCTTAGCAAAGCATAAATTAATCAAAAGCAAGAGTTGGTGTAGGAAAAGAAATGGAACAAAATTGGATCTTAGTAGAAAAATATGGGCGTTTTCTTTCATGCATGACTCAAGCCTCTGCAAAATTGATTTTTCAAGGCGTCTTCCAACTGCAagaatattaacgaaagtaatcctGCAACCAAATGACACGAGAATGGCTTTATTAACAATTCCATTTATAAAACCACCGTCAAATGATGTAGGTTtacatttcaatttcaatttcatctAAAATCTAAGATCTACTTTTGTTCATTAGTCTCTGGGCATCACTAAATTACAGATAAATGATAAATATATCATTTACAGAGTACATGTATATGCACAGTACCTGTGCTATAACTTTAAAGtggtaatatcctatttttatatgGGTCAAATGTTTTATCTGTAACGGGTCAACAAGGTAAAATGGAAAAAAAGAATAGTTATAGCTGGAAATGGGTCATCAGTTATGGAAAGTGTACGTTAGATGCATTAAAACCTCCACAATCATCTTACTAAAACAACTagattatttgttaaaataattcaGTATATGTATTTTGACATACCAATCGTAGGCCAACAAAACCTGACCCGTTTTGACCAAAATAAACAAGAGCTGCCCATTTTGAGACGTTATCCAGCTTGTTTTGCCATCTCAAATCTTAAGTTACACATGTGTATGTAAAATGTATAATAGAAGAAAAATGTGGTAGGTGATTAATGAGAATCTGTCAAGATACAAGCATACTTATTTAGATAACtaaattattacttttatttttCCATTCATATAGTATTTATTTCAACATTGTTATGTAATTTTAGGTATTAACATTAGTACTGCAAGTATCTAAATAGCGCATAATGCAAGAACAAAGAAAAAACCTGGCACGAAGCTTTCCCCGGGTTTTAAAGATCCTCTAACTAAAAGAGTGCCCGGAATCTGCTCAAAGACCTACAAAAaacgaaatataatcactagcgAGTTCAACATAAACGCATCAATACAGCAAAATTACAATTGAGATCGTAAGCGTACTTACTGTTATACGGAACTTCAAATCACTTGAATAATCATCCAACTCAGTTTCCTGTAGATTCCTAGAATTATTCTCCAGGACTTGTTTGCAGTGAGACATGGTTGCGTGTATCTGATATTTCGTCAAATTATTACATTTCGGAAAAAGATAGAAGAGGTGTAAAAGAGAATAATGGTGTGAATTTATGAGTTATTGAGCAGTACATCAACGTGAAATGAGGCAGCATTTGATTTACAGGATGCACCACTCGTTTTGAAGAAGGTTTCAACTGATTGGAGAACATGAAATGCGTTGAACTGACGTTGGATTCCCTAAAGTACGAAACAAATAAGGTGCTGGTATTAGATTCAGGATATAAAGTGTAAACCAGATTTAAATTTACAAAGCAGTTTGTACAGAGGACTGCATACCGATACGAATGTGATCTTATTTACTAGTATCATTTATGTCAGTATCTATTTGCCATATATACTGATTGCATATGGATCGCGTAGGCATTACATGTTACCTTATACTATACCATATAGAATAAGTTGATGATGAGTTAATATTGATGACATAAACATAGTAAATAATGCATACAAGTTATGTTCAATTCTCAAAAACATGATTTACTTCACAGATAGTTGTTTTATACATAGtacacaaccttattataacacTAACGTGTATTTTTAACTCTGAGGTACACGGCCAAACCGGAACAGTTCGTGACCGTTTCCCAAACCTTCCTGGCCACCCAgttttgaacccacgacctctcgcaagGAGTTCACAGGGCCCCAACCACTAGGCTATCTTGGGATGGTTATCATAAAACTATTAACTATTGAAAAAATAGGATAATAATCTTCTACGACAAGAGAATCGGATTTTGGTCTTTTTAGATATACATTTATCATGCAGATTCTTAGATATCCATTTTGAGCCCTATTTTATCACACTACAAACATGCATAGTTTTGTAAGTAACAACTGTAAATAACAAGTCATTAATATCCTGACCTCGAGCATGAACGTGAGTACATTTTGCGATGCCACATGAGATGATATTATTTTCTTAGTCGGAGGAATAAAAGACCATGCAATCCCCCATCGACACGTTTGACCTTGAACAAATTCAGTAGTCTTAACTACGGTAACTCCCACCTCACGAAGCTTCGATATCAAGCTTTTCATATTCGATTTCTTTCCAACCATCGATGTGTACCATCTATAAGACACACAAACGCCCAAATTAAGATAATTTATACATTGAAACATTGAAACCTGAATTATTAGTACCTGAAAGATTGTTTAAGTTGAATGCTATCTTGAATCATCCTACTGATAAAAGCTTGTTCTCCACCAACACAGACCATCTCTGCTGGGGTCCCACCACAAGAGGTGTTCGGATTAAGTCCCGCTTCCTCCATCGTCTCAAAGAACGGAGGATTACACATACAGAAGTCAAACTTTTCACCATCTTTGACCACACCTAAAAGTATCGGTGGCCCCTGGTAGCTGTTTTTTGCATCAGAATGTGTTTTAACTAATGACGGCGTTAAACGCTCCATGTGTTGGCTAATGTCCGTACAACTTTCGCCATTGTTTGCTTTTTCATCAGTCAACTCTTTCTCAAAGTCAACTTTTCGAATCACAATTAGATCGGAAATTTGTGGGTTATCCTTAACATTCTTCTCGGCCCATTGTAGTGCTACATCTGTCACGTCTGTTATTAATCAAACAACATTTATAGCTATTAAATTATCCATAACATTACAAATAATCAAATCAAAAACTAACAATAATAAATACAAGTTGAGTACCTGTTCCAACAAATCTCCAACCAAGAAGGGATGCACCAAGAAGAGGATAAATGCAATTGGCCCCAGTGCCGATATCAAGTCCTTTTACAAAATTACCCTCTCCATGAGAAGTAGGTATTATGTCAGACGATAAAAGGTCTTCGATCCAATGAATATAGTTAGATCTGTTAGGTACCGTGGGGCACAATTGTCCATCAGGAATCCACCTACACTTGTAAGTTCAGCTCATATCAATCACAAATCTTACTAAACAGAACAAGAACTCTAAGTAGTCATATGCAGCCTACATTTTCCATTTCAAATGTTAACATTAATTTGATGTTTACTAGTTCAAATTTTGTAATAACAAATATTATATCATCCTTATAATTTTCACAAGAAGGTTCAAACTTTAAGTTTATTTGATGTATAAGACTTTAATTTTGTGTTAGTACAGTGTAATTTTTCACAAAAGGTTCAAACTTTTAAAGTCCAAACAGATCAAATGAGTACCTAATCAGCTTAAACTCAAGTATGATAAAATTAATACTCAGTGAATACAAAGTTGCAAACTTTGAATCAagaaatagtaatagtaatttgaCTAATAATAATTTCAGGTTCAGCTACATAAACATTAACTAATTTAGgagacatacatacatacatacatacatacatacatacatacatacatacatacatacatacatacatacatacatacatacatacatacatacatacatacatacatacatacatacatacatacatacatacatacatacatacatacatacatacatacatacatacatacatacatacatacatacataccagGTGATGGAGTGATCATGAAGAAGTAAAACCCTAGTGAGCTCACGAGTGGCATTAAAGTCTTTCCAATCGATTTTAGGTTTTCCATCACGAGAATAAAAAACAAAGGATTGAAATGAAGGGTAAATGGATGCTAAAACAGCAAAATCGGGTGGGTTATCGGAGTATTTGTTTCGGGGATGTATTCTCCTTTCTTGTTTTTCACTCTCATTCTTTCTCTTTTTCCCCATAGTCTCTTTTGTTCAATGGATACTAAAACACTAAACCCCTTTCTAAACCCTAGTTTTTAATCCAAAAGAGGGTGAACCTCACACCCTAATTTATGATTCATCCACACCAAAATTATTATGCAAACTAACAGTTTTACAATTGAAGTGAAATTAACCCTCCGACAAGATTCCGTTGAATCGCCAATTACTGAATTTACCAATTATTTAACATCGACGATATCTGTTTATCTAACATCGACGATTTAATCGACGGCAGTGATGATCtaattatttaaaagttgttaataCGATTATTAATTTAACTGAAACCCCAAACACTCCAGCTGCCTGCGATGGTGAGGTTATAGATCGAGCTGAAAACGCATTCAATTATCAATGGAAAAGCAATAAGATG
This window of the Rutidosis leptorrhynchoides isolate AG116_Rl617_1_P2 chromosome 7, CSIRO_AGI_Rlap_v1, whole genome shotgun sequence genome carries:
- the LOC139857638 gene encoding uncharacterized protein encodes the protein MGKKRKNESEKQERRIHPRNKYSDNPPDFAVLASIYPSFQSFVFYSRDGKPKIDWKDFNATRELTRVLLLHDHSITWWIPDGQLCPTVPNRSNYIHWIEDLLSSDIIPTSHGEGNFVKGLDIGTGANCIYPLLGASLLGWRFVGTDVTDVALQWAEKNVKDNPQISDLIVIRKVDFEKELTDEKANNGESCTDISQHMERLTPSLVKTHSDAKNSYQGPPILLGVVKDGEKFDFCMCNPPFFETMEEAGLNPNTSCGGTPAEMVCVGGEQAFISRMIQDSIQLKQSFRWYTSMVGKKSNMKSLISKLREVGVTVVKTTEFVQGQTCRWGIAWSFIPPTKKIISSHVASQNVLTFMLEGIQRQFNAFHVLQSVETFFKTSGASCKSNAASFHVDIHATMSHCKQVLENNSRNLQETELDDYSSDLKFRITVFEQIPGTLLVRGSLKPGESFVPGLLSLIFLQLEDALKNQFCRGLSHA